In the genome of Pelagibacterium nitratireducens, one region contains:
- a CDS encoding isoprenyl transferase, giving the protein MSTHPATVSIEPQRDLKIPRHIGVIMDGNGRWAKQRGLGRSEGHRAGVEAVRRIVALAIDYGVQCLTLFSFSAENWRRPPDEVRFIFGLLRRFVTSDLEKLHAQNVRIRIIGDREGLERGLRGIIEDVENRTAGNTGLDLIIAFNYGAKTEIVTATRAIARKVAAGELKAEEIDEATIARHLDTSGLPDPDLILRTSGEMRLSNFLLWQSAYAELVFVEENWPDFDESVFVRALKSYTERDRRFGGIRT; this is encoded by the coding sequence ATGTCTACACATCCGGCGACAGTATCGATAGAGCCACAGCGCGATCTCAAGATCCCGCGCCATATCGGCGTGATCATGGACGGCAATGGCCGCTGGGCGAAACAGCGCGGCCTGGGGCGCTCCGAAGGCCACCGGGCAGGTGTTGAGGCCGTGCGCCGCATCGTGGCTCTGGCCATCGATTATGGTGTCCAATGCTTGACGCTCTTTTCGTTCTCGGCCGAAAACTGGCGTCGCCCACCTGACGAAGTGCGTTTCATCTTCGGCCTCTTGCGGCGGTTCGTTACCTCCGACCTCGAAAAACTCCACGCCCAGAATGTGCGCATCCGCATCATCGGCGATCGCGAAGGGCTGGAACGCGGCCTGCGCGGCATTATCGAAGACGTGGAAAACCGTACGGCCGGGAATACTGGCCTCGACCTGATTATCGCCTTTAACTACGGCGCCAAAACCGAGATTGTGACGGCCACAAGGGCCATTGCGCGCAAGGTCGCCGCAGGCGAGCTCAAGGCCGAGGAAATCGACGAGGCGACCATAGCCCGTCATCTCGATACCTCCGGACTCCCCGATCCTGACCTCATCCTGCGCACCAGCGGCGAAATGAGGCTTTCCAATTTCCTGCTTTGGCAATCCGCCTATGCCGAGCTGGTCTTTGTCGAGGAGAACTGGCCCGATTTCGACGAATCGGTTTTCGTCCGTGCGCTCAAGTCCTACACTGAGCGCGACAGGCGATTTGGCGGTATCAGGACGTGA
- the pyrH gene encoding UMP kinase, translating to MSRTGYSRVLLKVSGEALAGDQSYGIEPEFLNSIARQIVDLTRSGMQVAIVIGGGNIFRGMAVAARGGDRVIGDHMGMLGTVINSLALGDAIRRAGGRSHVFSSVSMPSICDTFTQRAAIAALEGGATVICAGGTGNPFFTTDTAAALKAIELRCDVLLKGTKVDGVYSADPEKDPSATRFDAISHEEVIAQDLRVMDTAAFALARDNGLPIIVYALSDKEGLVGVLDGRTPSTRVG from the coding sequence ATGTCCAGAACCGGCTATTCACGCGTCTTGCTTAAGGTCTCCGGCGAAGCCCTCGCCGGAGACCAGTCATATGGAATAGAGCCCGAATTCCTCAATTCCATCGCCCGCCAGATCGTCGATCTGACCCGGTCAGGCATGCAAGTCGCCATCGTCATCGGTGGCGGTAATATCTTCAGGGGCATGGCCGTCGCCGCCAGGGGTGGCGATCGGGTTATCGGCGACCACATGGGTATGCTGGGAACTGTCATCAATTCCCTTGCCCTGGGCGATGCCATCCGCAGGGCAGGGGGGCGGTCGCACGTCTTTTCATCGGTTTCCATGCCCTCGATTTGCGATACGTTCACCCAACGTGCCGCTATTGCCGCGCTTGAAGGCGGCGCCACGGTGATCTGTGCCGGTGGTACTGGCAACCCCTTCTTCACCACCGACACCGCCGCCGCACTCAAGGCCATTGAGTTGCGCTGCGACGTGCTCTTGAAGGGCACCAAGGTCGATGGTGTTTATTCCGCCGATCCGGAAAAAGATCCGTCCGCCACGAGATTTGACGCCATCTCCCATGAAGAGGTGATCGCCCAGGACCTGAGGGTCATGGACACCGCGGCATTTGCTCTTGCACGCGACAATGGCTTGCCGATAATCGTCTATGCCTTGTCGGACAAGGAAGGTCTGGTGGGCGTCCTCGATGGGCGAACTCCGAGTACGCGCGTTGGCTGA
- a CDS encoding phosphatidate cytidylyltransferase, which translates to MTEEKGRATTAYAKLWPFGPDLLPRLLSAIVLIPLTAIALIAGWIPFALLIALVMAGAYREWEAMIIGRQSGWPAVFFMGMIAIAAVAHPMNGAWTSAIVFGVAIVLALFVKAPNRHWRIGGIVFFGFATVAFLAIRGSSAVGIWAGVFLVSVVWMTDIGAYFIGRIVGGTKLSPDVSPSKTWSGAAGGLCVGTLSGIAVWFVAGWVLDTPSPFAIGMLISVVVSISGQLGDLAESAVKRRFAVKDSGDIIPGHGGLMDRIDSLTSAGIVLWGIGLANRGLGAVPQGILFW; encoded by the coding sequence GTGACGGAAGAAAAGGGTAGGGCGACGACAGCTTATGCAAAGCTATGGCCGTTTGGACCGGACCTCCTGCCGCGTCTGCTCTCTGCCATCGTCCTCATTCCTCTCACCGCCATTGCCCTGATTGCCGGCTGGATTCCGTTCGCTCTTCTCATCGCGCTCGTCATGGCGGGCGCCTATCGCGAATGGGAAGCCATGATTATCGGCCGCCAGTCGGGCTGGCCGGCGGTGTTTTTCATGGGAATGATCGCCATAGCCGCCGTTGCCCATCCAATGAACGGGGCCTGGACCAGTGCCATCGTTTTCGGCGTCGCCATTGTTCTGGCCTTGTTCGTCAAGGCGCCCAACCGGCACTGGCGTATTGGTGGCATTGTGTTTTTTGGCTTCGCCACTGTTGCATTTCTCGCCATTCGCGGCAGTTCGGCCGTTGGCATATGGGCGGGCGTCTTCCTGGTCTCAGTGGTCTGGATGACAGATATCGGCGCCTATTTTATCGGTCGCATCGTCGGAGGGACCAAGCTGTCCCCGGATGTATCGCCCTCCAAGACATGGTCGGGCGCGGCAGGCGGCTTGTGCGTGGGCACATTGAGCGGCATTGCGGTGTGGTTTGTCGCCGGCTGGGTGCTCGATACCCCTTCACCCTTTGCCATAGGGATGTTGATTTCTGTCGTCGTCTCGATTTCCGGCCAGTTGGGTGATCTCGCCGAGAGTGCGGTAAAGCGTCGCTTCGCCGTCAAGGACAGCGGTGACATAATCCCCGGTCACGGGGGCCTGATGGACCGTATCGACAGCCTTACATCGGCTGGTATTGTCCTGTGGGGCATCGGGTTGGCCAATCGCGGCCTCGGCGCGGTACCACAAGGCATTCTGTTCTGGTAA
- the tsf gene encoding translation elongation factor Ts, which yields MSISAADVKQLREMTGVGMMDCKKALTETNGDIEAAIDWLRSKGLAKAAKKADRIAAEGLVGIAVEGNRAAIVEINSETDFVARNEQFQGIVRNAAKLALDVNGDVDALAAAQFPGTGRTVSGELTEAIAKIGENMTLRRAAVMEVAQGAIGTYVHSSISDGLGRIGVLVGLESEGDKDKLTALGRQIAMHVAATKPLSLSSDDLDPEAVERERAVFSEQARQSGKPDNIIEKMVEGRIRKYYEEVTLLAQTFVIDGENTVEQAVKNAEADVGAPIKVAGYVLFALGEGIEKQESDFAAEVAAAAGTA from the coding sequence ATGTCAATCAGTGCAGCAGATGTGAAACAGCTCCGCGAAATGACCGGCGTGGGCATGATGGACTGCAAGAAGGCGCTCACCGAGACCAATGGCGACATCGAGGCCGCAATCGATTGGCTGCGCTCGAAGGGCCTTGCCAAGGCTGCCAAGAAGGCAGATCGCATTGCCGCCGAAGGTCTTGTGGGTATTGCCGTTGAAGGCAACCGCGCCGCAATCGTCGAAATCAACTCTGAGACCGATTTCGTTGCCCGCAACGAACAGTTCCAGGGCATCGTCCGCAACGCCGCAAAGCTGGCACTGGACGTCAATGGCGACGTCGACGCGCTGGCTGCGGCGCAGTTCCCCGGCACCGGCCGCACCGTGTCTGGAGAACTGACCGAAGCCATCGCCAAGATCGGCGAAAACATGACTCTGCGCCGCGCCGCGGTCATGGAAGTCGCTCAGGGCGCCATCGGCACCTATGTCCATTCCTCGATCTCGGATGGTCTGGGCCGTATCGGCGTCCTTGTCGGTCTGGAATCGGAAGGCGACAAGGACAAGCTTACAGCGCTGGGCCGCCAGATCGCCATGCACGTGGCGGCCACCAAGCCGCTGTCGCTGTCGTCCGATGATCTCGACCCAGAGGCCGTCGAGCGCGAGCGCGCCGTGTTCTCCGAACAGGCCCGTCAGTCCGGCAAGCCCGACAATATCATCGAAAAGATGGTCGAAGGCCGCATCCGTAAGTACTACGAAGAAGTGACCCTTCTGGCTCAGACATTCGTGATCGACGGTGAAAACACCGTTGAGCAGGCTGTCAAGAATGCCGAGGCCGATGTCGGTGCTCCGATCAAGGTCGCCGGCTACGTGCTTTTCGCTCTCGGCGAAGGCATTGAAAAGCAGGAATCGGACTTCGCAGCCGAGGTTGCCGCCGCTGCGGGCACCGCGTAA
- the bamA gene encoding outer membrane protein assembly factor BamA yields MMKSAKLLHSVLLAMALFTFAPFIGSAALVLSVSPAQAQVAEGTEVSAIGFDGNSRFNDNQLSAMVDVAARRVYTQAGIANDIQTIQSAYTQAGYSNVTVTSSTEPTTDGRVRVFFQVNEGDRAGIAAINFTGNNSISSMVLKGVVTTKETHIFSWLFRDDLYSEDRLAVDRERVRLYYANRGFPDARVLSSVAEFDATRNAYFINFTVDEGQRYDFGNIAIETSISGLDADALRGGISTGSGSRYSLSDLSESTSELALRATNQGYPFAEVRPRIDRDINSNTFNVTYLVDEGPRVYVERINITGNTKTRDYVIRREFDFAEGDPFNRALVTKGRADIESLGFFSSVQVTSAPGSSPDRVILNVAVVERSTGDYGVGAGYSTRDGIFGEISLTERNFLGRGQYLRIALGRSENGETYDFSFTEPRFMGLRISAGVDAYRRVTVEGSTFSYGTETTGAQLRFGLPVAQDLTLTTRLGLEQVTFTDDEAPAAPAYIGGTRDRLTVGYTLTYDTLDDQQRPTEGMILSFSQDYTTLTADFLKTEVRARVYYPIWEEMGVVGSLRGQAGTITDIGGSGIHPTDTFQLGPNLVRGYRFGGMGARAAGTGDALGVLSYAGLSAEIDFPLPFLPENWGLRGAVWGDVGWIDGIPAGGYETADGIGNPLKSSVGGSLIWESPLGPLRGDFAHVIEPDTFDRTQVFQLTLSTLF; encoded by the coding sequence ATGATGAAATCAGCCAAGCTTTTGCACAGCGTCCTCCTCGCCATGGCGCTTTTCACCTTTGCGCCTTTTATCGGAAGTGCCGCGCTGGTTCTGAGTGTTTCGCCTGCGCAGGCCCAGGTGGCTGAGGGGACCGAGGTCTCGGCGATCGGGTTCGACGGCAACAGCCGATTTAATGACAACCAGCTTTCCGCAATGGTGGATGTGGCCGCGCGCCGGGTTTACACTCAGGCTGGCATTGCCAACGACATCCAGACAATCCAGTCCGCCTATACCCAGGCCGGCTATTCCAATGTAACGGTGACCTCAAGCACCGAGCCGACCACTGATGGCCGGGTCCGCGTCTTCTTCCAGGTCAATGAGGGTGATCGCGCAGGCATTGCCGCGATCAACTTTACCGGCAATAATTCCATCAGCTCGATGGTGCTCAAGGGCGTTGTCACCACCAAGGAAACCCACATTTTCAGCTGGCTGTTCCGCGACGATCTCTACAGTGAGGACCGCCTTGCCGTCGACCGTGAGCGCGTTCGGCTCTACTACGCCAATCGCGGCTTCCCCGATGCGCGCGTTTTGTCCTCGGTCGCCGAGTTCGACGCCACCCGCAACGCCTATTTCATCAACTTTACCGTCGATGAAGGCCAGCGCTATGATTTTGGGAACATCGCCATTGAAACCTCGATTTCGGGCCTTGATGCGGACGCCCTGCGTGGCGGGATCAGCACCGGTTCGGGCAGCCGCTATTCCCTTTCGGATCTCAGCGAATCCACCTCAGAGCTTGCGTTGCGCGCGACCAATCAGGGCTATCCTTTTGCCGAAGTTCGCCCACGCATCGATCGTGACATCAACAGCAATACCTTCAATGTGACCTATCTGGTCGATGAAGGTCCGCGTGTTTATGTCGAGCGCATCAACATCACCGGCAATACAAAGACCCGCGACTATGTCATCCGCCGCGAGTTCGACTTCGCCGAGGGCGATCCGTTCAACCGGGCGCTGGTGACCAAGGGGCGTGCCGATATCGAATCCCTGGGCTTTTTCTCCTCGGTGCAGGTCACATCCGCGCCGGGCAGTTCCCCGGACCGCGTCATTTTGAATGTGGCGGTCGTCGAGCGCAGCACCGGCGATTACGGTGTTGGTGCCGGCTACTCTACGCGTGACGGCATTTTTGGTGAAATATCGCTGACAGAACGCAACTTCCTTGGTCGCGGCCAGTATCTGCGCATCGCCCTTGGCCGTTCTGAAAATGGCGAGACCTATGACTTCAGCTTCACCGAGCCACGCTTCATGGGGCTGCGCATATCCGCTGGCGTCGATGCCTATCGGCGCGTAACGGTCGAGGGGTCCACCTTCTCGTATGGAACCGAAACCACAGGTGCCCAGCTCCGCTTCGGCCTTCCGGTCGCTCAGGATCTGACGCTCACCACGCGTCTCGGCCTCGAACAGGTGACATTTACCGATGATGAAGCGCCCGCGGCACCCGCCTATATCGGCGGAACCCGTGACCGCCTGACTGTCGGCTACACGCTGACCTACGACACGCTCGACGACCAGCAGCGTCCGACAGAAGGCATGATTTTGTCCTTCTCGCAGGATTACACGACTCTCACTGCCGACTTCCTGAAGACCGAAGTCAGAGCGCGCGTATACTATCCGATCTGGGAAGAAATGGGCGTGGTCGGCAGCTTGCGTGGCCAGGCCGGCACGATCACCGATATCGGTGGCAGCGGCATCCACCCCACTGATACCTTCCAGCTCGGGCCGAACCTTGTCCGTGGCTATCGCTTCGGTGGAATGGGTGCTCGTGCAGCCGGAACCGGCGACGCGCTTGGTGTACTCTCTTACGCTGGACTGTCCGCCGAAATCGACTTCCCGCTGCCCTTCCTGCCCGAAAACTGGGGCCTGCGCGGTGCGGTTTGGGGTGATGTCGGCTGGATAGACGGCATTCCGGCTGGTGGATATGAAACGGCCGACGGTATCGGCAACCCGCTCAAATCCTCGGTCGGCGGTTCGCTGATCTGGGAATCGCCGCTGGGTCCGCTGCGGGGTGATTTCGCCCATGTGATCGAACCCGACACCTTCGATCGCACCCAGGTGTTCCAGCTGACGCTTTCGACACTGTTCTAA
- the rpsB gene encoding 30S ribosomal protein S2 gives MALPDFSMRQLLEAGVHFGHQKHRWNPKMERYIFGVRNDIHILDLSQTVPALYRALQLISDTVADGGRVLFVGTKRQAAPLVAEAARQSAQYYVNSRWLGGMLTNWQTISNSIARLRELESLQAEGATGLTKRERLQRSREQERLERDLGGIKDMGNIPNLMFVIDTNKEANAIKEARRLGIPVVAIVDTNCDPDIVDYAIPGNDDAARALELYLSLVSKAAIDGIARSSSSMGRDIGASEEVLEEPALEAEPAAEQPAEGETAQA, from the coding sequence ATGGCATTGCCAGATTTTTCCATGCGTCAACTGCTTGAGGCCGGCGTTCACTTCGGCCACCAGAAGCACCGCTGGAACCCGAAGATGGAACGCTATATTTTCGGCGTTCGCAACGACATTCACATTCTCGATCTCAGCCAGACCGTTCCGGCGCTCTATCGTGCTCTCCAGCTCATCAGCGACACCGTTGCCGATGGCGGTCGTGTGCTGTTCGTCGGCACCAAGCGCCAGGCTGCTCCGCTTGTTGCGGAAGCCGCGCGCCAGAGCGCGCAGTATTATGTCAACTCTCGTTGGCTCGGTGGCATGCTGACCAACTGGCAGACCATTTCGAACTCGATTGCGCGTCTGCGTGAGCTCGAATCGCTCCAGGCGGAAGGCGCAACGGGCCTGACCAAGCGTGAGCGTCTGCAGCGCAGCCGCGAACAGGAGCGCCTCGAGCGCGACCTTGGTGGCATAAAGGACATGGGCAACATTCCCAATCTGATGTTCGTCATCGACACCAACAAGGAAGCCAACGCGATCAAGGAAGCCCGCCGTCTGGGTATCCCGGTCGTTGCTATCGTCGACACCAATTGCGACCCTGACATCGTCGATTACGCGATCCCAGGCAATGACGACGCGGCGCGCGCCCTTGAACTTTACCTGTCGCTGGTTTCCAAGGCCGCAATCGATGGTATCGCCCGCTCGTCTTCGTCGATGGGCCGCGATATCGGTGCTTCCGAGGAAGTGCTCGAAGAGCCGGCCCTTGAAGCCGAGCCTGCTGCCGAACAGCCGGCTGAAGGTGAAACCGCGCAGGCATAA
- the frr gene encoding ribosome recycling factor — MSEAFSLENLRTRMKKSIESMKGDLAGLRTGRASASLLEPIMVDAYGSLMPLNQVATVSVPEPRMLSVQVWDRSMSSAVEKAIRESSLGLNPMAEGQIIRVPLPELNEERRRELSKVAHQYAEQARVAVRHVRRDGIELLRKLEKDGDMGQDEARSETDRVQKATDDAIAEIDQLVAAKEQEIMHV, encoded by the coding sequence ATGTCCGAAGCGTTCTCACTCGAAAACCTCCGCACGAGGATGAAAAAGTCCATTGAATCGATGAAGGGCGACCTCGCCGGCCTGCGCACCGGGCGCGCCAGTGCCAGTCTTCTCGAACCGATCATGGTCGATGCCTACGGCTCGTTGATGCCGCTCAACCAGGTTGCCACTGTTTCTGTGCCCGAGCCTCGGATGCTCTCAGTTCAGGTCTGGGACCGCTCGATGTCCTCAGCAGTTGAAAAGGCAATCCGGGAATCGTCGCTCGGCCTCAATCCGATGGCCGAGGGCCAGATCATCCGTGTACCACTGCCTGAACTCAACGAAGAGCGTCGCCGCGAACTGTCCAAGGTTGCCCATCAATATGCCGAGCAGGCGCGCGTGGCCGTTCGTCACGTACGCCGCGACGGTATCGAGCTGCTGCGCAAGCTCGAAAAGGATGGTGATATGGGCCAAGACGAAGCACGCTCGGAAACCGACAGGGTTCAGAAGGCGACCGACGATGCCATTGCTGAGATCGATCAGCTCGTGGCCGCCAAGGAACAGGAAATCATGCACGTTTAG
- the lpxD gene encoding UDP-3-O-(3-hydroxymyristoyl)glucosamine N-acyltransferase has translation MIDPRFHQCIGPRLLSDLLVAAGHKALAGNLASNPLIEGASDLADAGAANISFAASKSYADQLARSRAGAVLATADLAASVADHATAIFCEKPYDVFVDILNVFYPDDGAAVIRASTHTDPAPLIEPGVTLGANVSVGPGAQIGSGTVIGANTTIGAGVTIGRDCVIGSNVSIECAYLGNEVVIQPGVVIGAEGFGFQLRSDRHRKIPQLGRVIIQDRVELGANTTVDRGTLGDTVIGEGTKIDNLVQVGHNCRIGRNCVISGMCGLSGSTILEDGVVMGGGAGTAGHLRLGANTLVLARSGVTHSFPAGSNIAGAPAQDVKMWKREIVAVRRLSKGDKT, from the coding sequence ATGATCGATCCCCGATTTCACCAGTGCATTGGCCCGCGGCTTTTGTCGGACTTGCTCGTTGCCGCAGGGCACAAAGCGTTGGCGGGCAATCTGGCTTCGAACCCTTTGATCGAAGGCGCCAGCGATCTGGCCGATGCCGGTGCCGCCAACATCTCGTTCGCGGCCAGTAAGTCCTATGCCGATCAATTGGCCCGCAGCCGTGCAGGGGCCGTGCTGGCCACCGCTGATCTTGCCGCTTCCGTCGCCGACCATGCGACAGCAATATTCTGCGAAAAGCCCTACGATGTCTTCGTCGACATCCTCAATGTGTTCTATCCCGACGATGGCGCGGCGGTTATTCGCGCCTCGACACACACCGATCCTGCCCCACTGATTGAGCCCGGCGTGACACTAGGTGCCAACGTCAGTGTCGGGCCGGGCGCGCAAATCGGTTCGGGCACCGTCATTGGTGCCAACACCACCATCGGCGCGGGCGTCACCATCGGGCGCGATTGCGTCATCGGCTCCAATGTTTCGATCGAATGCGCCTATCTGGGCAATGAAGTTGTCATCCAGCCCGGTGTCGTCATCGGCGCAGAAGGTTTCGGCTTCCAGTTGCGCTCCGACCGGCATCGCAAGATACCACAACTGGGCCGCGTCATCATTCAGGACCGCGTCGAGCTCGGAGCCAACACAACCGTCGACCGCGGCACTCTGGGCGATACGGTCATAGGTGAGGGCACCAAGATCGACAATCTCGTTCAGGTGGGCCACAACTGCCGTATCGGTCGCAATTGCGTCATTTCGGGCATGTGTGGGTTGTCGGGGTCAACGATCCTGGAAGATGGCGTCGTCATGGGGGGCGGCGCCGGCACGGCGGGGCATCTGCGGCTGGGCGCCAACACGCTTGTTCTGGCACGTTCAGGCGTTACCCACAGCTTTCCGGCCGGCTCCAATATTGCCGGGGCGCCTGCCCAGGATGTAAAGATGTGGAAGCGAGAAATCGTAGCGGTAAGACGGTTGTCAAAAGGGGATAAGACTTGA
- the rseP gene encoding RIP metalloprotease RseP: MISELPFFLNYIIPFLAILTVIVFVHEMGHYLVARWNGVAIDAFSIGFGPELIGWNDKRGTRWRIAAFPLGGYVKFTGDMNAASVPDPDTGRYDPAIRPNLFANKSVFQRMAVVVAGPAANFLLTFLILYAMLLGYGRLTLDPVVGDVIADSPAAMAGLESGDRFLSVDGYDIRGFEDVQRIISTAPERTVPMIIERDGDRLDLSLVPRTEITTTRFGRELKVGRMGVTRDVSEGDIVLYRPGPLEAVGMTFEEISFIIDRTLNFLGDIFIGRADLDQVAGPVGMAQVSGEVATLGLLALVNLTALLSLNIGIINLFPVPMLDGGHLMYYLYEAVRGRPLSQRVQEIGYRIGFALVCTLMVFTLINDLV; the protein is encoded by the coding sequence ATGATCAGTGAACTTCCGTTCTTCCTGAACTACATCATACCCTTCCTGGCCATTCTTACGGTCATCGTCTTCGTCCATGAGATGGGGCACTATCTCGTGGCCCGCTGGAACGGGGTGGCCATCGACGCTTTTTCGATAGGCTTTGGCCCCGAACTGATCGGTTGGAACGACAAGCGTGGCACAAGGTGGCGTATCGCGGCCTTTCCACTGGGTGGCTACGTCAAGTTCACGGGCGACATGAACGCGGCAAGTGTGCCCGATCCGGATACCGGCCGCTACGACCCGGCAATCCGGCCCAATCTGTTTGCCAACAAGTCGGTCTTCCAGCGTATGGCCGTCGTGGTCGCAGGCCCGGCTGCCAACTTTCTTCTCACGTTCCTGATTCTCTACGCCATGCTGCTCGGCTATGGGCGATTGACGCTCGATCCGGTGGTTGGAGACGTGATTGCCGATTCGCCGGCCGCCATGGCGGGTCTGGAGTCGGGAGACCGCTTTTTGTCGGTCGATGGTTACGACATACGTGGCTTTGAAGACGTTCAACGAATAATCTCGACCGCGCCAGAGCGCACCGTTCCCATGATTATAGAACGGGACGGAGATCGTCTGGACCTCTCGCTGGTTCCGCGCACGGAAATCACGACCACCCGTTTCGGGCGCGAGCTCAAGGTGGGCCGGATGGGCGTCACGCGTGACGTGAGCGAGGGCGACATCGTGCTGTACCGCCCAGGGCCATTGGAAGCTGTTGGCATGACGTTCGAGGAAATCTCGTTCATCATCGATCGGACGCTCAACTTTCTTGGCGACATTTTCATAGGCCGCGCCGATCTCGATCAGGTGGCTGGTCCGGTTGGCATGGCGCAGGTTTCGGGCGAGGTCGCCACGCTGGGCCTGTTAGCATTGGTTAACCTTACGGCACTTTTATCGCTAAACATCGGCATAATTAACCTGTTCCCAGTCCCTATGTTGGATGGTGGTCATCTGATGTACTACCTCTACGAGGCTGTGCGCGGCCGTCCCCTGAGCCAGCGCGTTCAGGAAATCGGATATCGCATAGGCTTTGCCCTGGTGTGTACGCTGATGGTTTTCACGCTGATCAACGATCTGGTCTGA